In Corynebacterium matruchotii, a single genomic region encodes these proteins:
- a CDS encoding class I SAM-dependent methyltransferase yields the protein MNTRLFHTRRRATLRRSIQLLLDVRKEQSDPDYFYSRLAKDTCELVTALHRDTHGCGLSGTRVLDVGGGPGYFAAEFAAQGADYIGLEPDVGEMSAAGITVANSVRGDGMALPFRNNSFDVVYSSNVAEHIPHPWVMGEEMLRVCKPGGLVILSYTVWLGPFGGHETGFWAHYLGGNFARDNYTKKHGHKPKNVFGISLFDVSCSSGIRWASQTNTKVVTLFPRYHPKWAWWFVSMPVFREFFVSNLVIVLQKATPNEGR from the coding sequence ATGAACACTCGGTTATTTCATACTCGCCGACGGGCCACATTACGACGATCAATTCAATTGCTTCTCGACGTTCGGAAAGAGCAATCCGACCCAGATTATTTCTATTCCCGCCTGGCAAAAGACACATGCGAGCTGGTCACGGCGCTTCATCGAGACACGCATGGTTGTGGTCTCTCGGGGACGCGGGTATTAGACGTCGGGGGTGGACCGGGGTATTTTGCGGCGGAATTTGCCGCCCAGGGCGCAGATTATATTGGCCTAGAACCCGATGTGGGGGAGATGTCAGCGGCCGGGATTACGGTAGCTAACTCGGTACGGGGCGATGGCATGGCGCTCCCGTTTCGGAATAATTCCTTCGACGTTGTATATTCATCAAACGTTGCCGAGCATATTCCCCACCCCTGGGTTATGGGGGAGGAAATGCTTCGAGTATGTAAACCAGGCGGGCTCGTAATTTTAAGTTATACCGTGTGGCTCGGCCCTTTTGGCGGCCACGAAACCGGCTTTTGGGCACATTATCTTGGCGGAAATTTTGCCAGAGACAATTACACTAAAAAGCATGGGCATAAGCCTAAAAATGTATTTGGTATTTCGCTTTTCGACGTGTCCTGTTCGAGCGGTATTCGATGGGCTTCACAGACCAATACCAAGGTAGTGACCCTATTCCCCCGCTATCACCCGAAGTGGGCATGGTGGTTCGTTTCAATGCCCGTTTTCCGAGAATTTTTTGTGAGTAATCTTGTGATTGTGTTGCAAAAAGCCACACCTAATGAGGGCAGATAA
- a CDS encoding glycosyltransferase family 4 protein — protein sequence MKILLLCWRDTTHPQGGGSERYLEHVARYLSDRGHEVIYRTAAHTDCRRKSVRDGITFYRGGGKLGVYPRAAIMMLLGRCGIGSLKDVDVVVDTQNGIPFFGQFFSGKPTVLLTHHCHREQWPVAGKLLASLGWFLESRISPRVHRNTQVVTVSAPSKQDLISLGFPPDNITIIHNGVDPIPATLPQLEDDGRIHIVTLSRLVPHKQIEHAIDAVRGLPDNVVLDIIGSGWWEDKLRDYIGADPRITLHGQVTEDYKHALLARAAVHLMPSRKEGWGLAVVEAAQHRVPTVGYASAGGLRDSIDDGATGLLVSDPIELQAALQRLLIDDAFRAALGSAAQLKAQDYSWEETGRRFADTLEAMGEVPSLGNQMV from the coding sequence ATGAAGATCCTCTTGTTGTGCTGGCGTGATACCACCCACCCCCAAGGTGGTGGCAGCGAGCGATACCTTGAACATGTTGCCCGGTATTTGAGCGACCGCGGACATGAGGTGATTTATCGTACCGCCGCCCACACCGACTGTCGTCGTAAAAGTGTTCGAGATGGAATTACCTTCTATCGGGGGGGTGGAAAGCTGGGGGTGTACCCGCGCGCAGCAATCATGATGCTGTTGGGTCGGTGCGGTATCGGTTCGTTGAAAGACGTTGATGTTGTGGTCGATACGCAGAACGGTATCCCGTTTTTTGGACAGTTTTTTAGCGGGAAACCAACCGTGTTGCTCACGCACCATTGTCACCGCGAGCAGTGGCCGGTTGCGGGAAAACTCCTGGCCAGCCTGGGTTGGTTTCTTGAATCCCGGATTTCGCCGCGGGTGCATCGCAACACTCAGGTGGTGACTGTTTCGGCACCAAGCAAACAGGATCTTATATCGCTGGGGTTTCCCCCGGACAATATAACCATTATCCATAATGGTGTTGACCCCATCCCCGCGACCTTGCCCCAGCTAGAGGACGACGGTCGGATCCATATAGTGACGCTGTCGCGCCTGGTCCCCCATAAACAGATCGAACACGCAATCGATGCGGTGCGGGGTCTGCCCGACAACGTGGTGCTCGACATCATCGGTTCCGGCTGGTGGGAGGATAAACTCCGCGACTATATCGGTGCCGATCCGCGCATCACCCTGCACGGTCAGGTGACCGAGGACTATAAGCATGCGCTCCTCGCCCGCGCCGCCGTCCACCTCATGCCCTCCCGCAAAGAGGGGTGGGGGTTGGCGGTGGTGGAAGCCGCCCAGCATCGCGTGCCCACCGTCGGTTACGCCAGCGCCGGCGGCCTCCGCGATTCTATCGACGACGGGGCGACCGGGTTGCTGGTGTCCGACCCCATCGAACTCCAGGCCGCCCTGCAACGCCTGCTTATCGACGACGCCTTCCGCGCCGCCCTGGGTAGCGCCGCCCAATTGAAAGCCCAGGACTATTCCTGGGAGGAAACCGGCCGCAGGTTTGCCGACACCTTGGAGGCGATGGGGGAGGTGCCATCCCTGGGGAATCAGATGGTGTGA
- a CDS encoding porin PorA family protein — MGSDTSDKATADAAARAEATSTTAALGVDKKRKAKRRVPRATVVTIMSAIIAFIIAQNVPELVISTIKPLPINTTRTIQTEPAPTIFYDPSLTCSESDGNDCYITEATTQWTTVLNSTKGQVIDTKGKPMKNVAQLDVTQKLIRTDSQSPLVNITDKLHLLRGSAHPILLPTSQMEVTTGGFGVNFNTGTFARDGLQYFLPFNTERRSYSYFDVFAQAAFPLDYVRTERRGHNDLVPDSDVFVFHQQLPVMNLASAAARSFNHPDDISDAPGETIIESDLPQQQREQIGNMLLTGPESKFYPGGSDNSVTLAPFYTATRTLWVEASSGVIVDEQEEMHLFFAMDSADAEKTAQEGVNMYRTILHTSTTWNQETKDSAKAWAEPVVSIMYWLRFGAFVLKYLAGTLLIYGFWRYTQIVRRAENTSLTTPTAPPEPPASPKA; from the coding sequence ATGGGATCAGATACCAGCGATAAGGCCACCGCTGACGCCGCGGCCAGGGCCGAAGCAACCAGCACTACCGCAGCCTTGGGCGTCGATAAGAAGCGAAAGGCGAAGCGGCGGGTGCCTAGGGCCACCGTGGTAACCATTATGAGCGCCATTATTGCGTTTATCATTGCGCAAAACGTCCCGGAGCTGGTCATTAGCACGATTAAACCGTTGCCCATTAACACTACCCGAACCATTCAAACCGAACCGGCACCGACAATCTTTTACGACCCCTCGCTAACATGTTCCGAATCAGATGGGAACGATTGCTACATTACGGAGGCAACCACACAGTGGACCACAGTGCTCAATAGCACCAAAGGGCAGGTGATCGACACCAAAGGGAAACCGATGAAAAACGTCGCCCAACTCGACGTTACCCAAAAACTTATTCGAACAGATTCGCAGTCCCCGCTCGTCAATATCACCGATAAACTGCATTTATTGCGCGGCTCGGCCCATCCCATATTATTGCCTACCTCACAAATGGAGGTCACCACCGGGGGGTTCGGGGTGAACTTCAACACTGGTACCTTCGCCCGCGATGGATTGCAGTATTTCCTACCGTTCAATACGGAACGCCGCTCTTACTCCTATTTTGACGTGTTCGCCCAGGCGGCGTTCCCCCTGGATTATGTGCGCACCGAGCGCCGCGGCCACAATGATTTAGTGCCGGACAGTGATGTGTTTGTGTTTCACCAACAGTTACCGGTCATGAATCTGGCATCGGCGGCCGCCCGTTCGTTCAACCACCCCGACGACATCAGCGACGCCCCCGGCGAAACGATTATCGAATCGGATCTGCCGCAGCAGCAGCGGGAGCAGATCGGAAATATGCTGCTCACCGGTCCGGAGTCGAAATTCTATCCTGGGGGGAGCGACAACAGTGTCACACTGGCACCGTTTTACACGGCAACCCGCACCCTGTGGGTGGAGGCGTCCAGTGGGGTGATTGTGGACGAGCAGGAGGAGATGCACCTGTTCTTCGCCATGGATTCCGCCGACGCGGAGAAAACCGCCCAAGAGGGCGTGAACATGTATCGCACTATACTGCACACGTCGACAACGTGGAATCAGGAGACGAAGGATTCCGCGAAGGCGTGGGCGGAACCGGTGGTGAGCATTATGTATTGGCTGCGGTTTGGGGCGTTTGTGCTGAAATACCTGGCCGGCACGCTGTTGATTTATGGGTTCTGGCGGTACACCCAGATTGTGCGCCGCGCAGAAAATACTAGCTTGACGACGCCCACCGCACCGCCGGAGCCACCAGCTTCACCGAAAGCATGA
- a CDS encoding acyltransferase family protein gives MFPSYPPSAPTTSSSPPQVPAGSQHRRGFKPQLEGLRGVSAVAIMTTHVAFQTGIDPHGNIGAILGRFDYFLAVFFAFSAYLLWRGMDFHRGMLVTYFHRRFWRVVPAYWVYVVVVLALVPEAFGASWVSVLSTLSFTQIYLPEGFLGGMTHLWSLCVEVVFYLVMPLLGWALRNVGPAKRIMVFCGLALLSLGWAFLPVVADSPREHVPNMQIFFPGFFCWYAVGLIAAEVEELRRRRGVMDKPVKVFQYRWAWWLVAFFVMWLAGQEFFGPVGLEHPSAGEFALRVIAGTVMCACVFLPYAFHSAPSFLDWRIISYLGRISYSFFLWHLAVLGAVLPLLGIRPFTGGFLVVLPLTFIGSFIVGSCGYVLVEWPFRSARAAKLTLLRIFR, from the coding sequence GTGTTTCCATCGTACCCACCATCAGCCCCAACCACATCGTCTTCACCACCCCAGGTGCCAGCGGGATCCCAGCACCGCCGGGGCTTCAAACCCCAGCTGGAGGGCCTCCGCGGGGTGTCCGCCGTGGCGATCATGACAACCCACGTTGCTTTCCAAACCGGCATAGATCCCCACGGTAATATCGGGGCGATTCTGGGCCGATTCGACTATTTCCTGGCGGTGTTCTTCGCCTTCTCGGCATACCTATTGTGGCGAGGAATGGACTTTCATCGGGGCATGTTGGTGACCTATTTTCACCGCCGGTTTTGGCGTGTTGTCCCAGCATACTGGGTATATGTGGTTGTGGTGCTAGCTCTCGTTCCAGAAGCATTTGGTGCCAGCTGGGTGTCTGTTCTCTCCACCTTATCTTTTACTCAAATATATCTGCCGGAAGGTTTTCTTGGTGGGATGACCCACCTGTGGTCCCTGTGCGTGGAGGTGGTGTTTTACCTGGTTATGCCCCTACTTGGTTGGGCGCTTCGGAATGTGGGGCCCGCAAAACGGATCATGGTGTTTTGCGGTTTGGCATTGCTTAGTCTGGGGTGGGCGTTTCTGCCGGTTGTGGCGGATTCTCCCCGTGAGCACGTGCCCAATATGCAGATCTTTTTTCCCGGGTTTTTCTGCTGGTATGCGGTGGGGTTGATCGCGGCCGAGGTGGAGGAGCTACGCCGCCGCCGCGGGGTGATGGACAAACCCGTGAAGGTATTCCAATACCGGTGGGCCTGGTGGCTGGTCGCGTTTTTTGTGATGTGGCTTGCCGGCCAGGAGTTTTTCGGACCGGTCGGGTTGGAGCATCCCTCGGCAGGTGAGTTTGCGTTGCGGGTTATTGCCGGGACGGTGATGTGTGCATGCGTGTTCCTGCCGTATGCGTTTCATTCGGCCCCAAGCTTTTTGGATTGGCGAATCATCTCATACCTTGGCAGGATTAGCTATTCGTTTTTCCTGTGGCATTTGGCGGTGTTGGGGGCAGTGCTGCCACTGTTGGGGATTCGCCCGTTTACCGGCGGTTTCTTGGTTGTGCTGCCGTTGACGTTTATCGGATCTTTCATAGTGGGATCCTGTGGGTATGTCTTGGTGGAATGGCCATTTCGGAGTGCCCGAGCTGCGAAACTCACCTTGCTGCGGATATTTCGTTGA
- a CDS encoding metal ABC transporter substrate-binding protein, which translates to MRIVQKKYFAGILAAALALAGCSTTPTGAANAKGIHAVATTTQICDYLTQIANNGMKLVKTDSAGHETTSGDGDVTLNLTCLLAPNASAHEHEMTPQQMKALAQADLLFVNGVDLEHFLDSAVKSSGFKGTMSVTSGVSEEKGDGYTVELGDQKVDVRPWPFVTPGEKPEFTHDPHVWTDVKQADVQVFNIGTALEKTQSDNPAAADSIKAAVEKYEAQLTLLDQWVRDSISSVPEENRVLFTSHDAFGYFANAYDVKFIGAALSDFNHQQDATAEHINKAAEEVKASGAKALFAENSNNSKSIEAIARAAGVKAITNDDALYGDSLGPAGSPGETYIGSIIHNVTTLVTAWDGTPAPLPPEISNNAK; encoded by the coding sequence ATGAGGATCGTGCAGAAGAAATATTTTGCCGGTATCCTTGCTGCTGCCCTCGCGTTGGCTGGTTGCAGCACTACCCCGACCGGAGCCGCTAACGCCAAAGGCATTCATGCCGTAGCCACCACCACCCAAATCTGTGACTACCTCACCCAGATTGCCAACAACGGCATGAAACTGGTCAAAACCGACTCCGCTGGTCACGAAACCACCAGTGGGGACGGCGACGTCACGTTAAACCTCACCTGTTTGCTCGCCCCCAACGCGTCTGCGCACGAGCACGAAATGACCCCGCAACAGATGAAGGCGCTGGCACAAGCCGATCTGCTCTTTGTTAACGGTGTCGACCTCGAACACTTTCTCGACTCGGCGGTGAAATCCTCCGGCTTTAAGGGAACCATGTCGGTCACCTCAGGGGTGTCCGAAGAGAAGGGCGACGGCTACACCGTTGAACTCGGCGACCAAAAAGTAGACGTCCGGCCGTGGCCGTTTGTCACGCCCGGCGAAAAGCCCGAATTCACCCACGATCCCCACGTGTGGACCGACGTGAAACAGGCCGACGTCCAGGTGTTTAACATCGGCACCGCTCTGGAGAAAACCCAGTCGGACAATCCTGCCGCTGCCGATAGCATTAAGGCCGCTGTCGAAAAATACGAGGCCCAGCTCACCCTCTTGGACCAGTGGGTTCGGGACTCCATTTCCAGCGTGCCGGAAGAAAACCGGGTGCTCTTCACCTCCCACGATGCCTTCGGCTACTTCGCTAACGCCTACGACGTGAAGTTCATTGGTGCCGCCCTCAGCGACTTCAACCACCAGCAAGACGCCACCGCGGAACACATCAACAAGGCCGCGGAAGAGGTCAAAGCATCCGGCGCCAAAGCCCTGTTCGCCGAGAACTCCAATAATTCCAAGTCGATCGAAGCCATCGCCCGGGCCGCAGGTGTGAAAGCCATCACTAACGACGATGCCCTGTACGGCGATTCGCTAGGCCCAGCCGGCAGCCCCGGCGAAACCTACATCGGCTCCATCATCCACAACGTCACCACTCTCGTGACCGCCTGGGACGGCACGCCCGCCCCACTACCACCCGAGATATCCAATAACGCCAAATAA
- a CDS encoding metal ABC transporter ATP-binding protein translates to MTPMTSPTPASTPATSAPAATPATKPPVLVTENLDLGYDATTILENVNLTVAPGAALALIGANGSGKSTLLKGILGMCRTTGVLRCVNNIGYVPQHQDIDPSFPVTAQGVVAMGLSATTPWWRRVDSNKISSALARVNLEQKATERFGSLSGGQRQRVLIARAIVTNPALMLLDEPFNGLDTTSRDVLVRVLTELKQQGTGVVVSTHDYSLAEQLCEQTAVFADGHVAIYDTADALLHHVR, encoded by the coding sequence ATGACACCCATGACCTCGCCCACCCCAGCCTCGACACCCGCCACATCGGCGCCGGCTGCAACGCCGGCTACGAAACCCCCGGTCCTGGTTACCGAAAACCTCGACCTGGGCTACGATGCCACCACCATTTTGGAAAACGTCAACCTCACCGTGGCCCCCGGCGCAGCCCTCGCGCTTATCGGCGCGAATGGTTCTGGCAAATCCACGTTGCTCAAAGGCATCCTGGGCATGTGTCGTACCACTGGTGTCTTGCGTTGTGTCAACAATATTGGGTATGTGCCACAACACCAGGATATTGATCCGAGTTTCCCCGTGACCGCCCAGGGGGTGGTGGCCATGGGACTGTCCGCCACCACCCCCTGGTGGCGCCGGGTTGATTCGAACAAAATTTCGTCGGCGCTTGCTCGGGTGAATTTGGAGCAGAAGGCCACGGAACGATTCGGTAGCCTGTCTGGTGGACAACGGCAGCGGGTACTTATTGCCCGGGCCATTGTCACCAATCCGGCTTTGATGCTGCTTGATGAGCCTTTCAATGGTCTCGACACTACAAGCAGAGATGTGTTGGTGCGGGTACTCACTGAGCTCAAGCAGCAGGGAACCGGGGTGGTGGTGTCCACCCACGACTACAGTCTTGCCGAACAACTATGCGAGCAAACCGCGGTTTTTGCCGATGGTCATGTTGCCATCTACGACACCGCCGACGCCCTGTTGCATCATGTTCGTTGA
- a CDS encoding metal ABC transporter permease has translation MFVDILTLPYLQRPLILLLILGIVGGSVGVLVNLRAMEFSVEALVHSVFPGMVVGLALGGIDGIVPGAAVVAAVAAAALTFVTRRAAAEAGTAVVLTSFYGVGVVLSLAIGDYSGQLDALMFGRLLDVTDTRLIQTAVLSTAALVILLVTWRKQVAVAFDRNFMVAQHINVTLIDAALNAAIAAVVVVASSAVGVLLVIGYLIIPGAAARLLARTIPMMVGIAVAAGLTAAVIGVVAMNVDVGHQISPQAAVSLSLVAVFVIAIALNTLRTTARSAFRKAGAGAKVAKPASQSLQSEQSPQQARTKE, from the coding sequence ATGTTCGTTGATATTCTCACCCTCCCGTACCTGCAACGCCCTCTCATTTTGTTGCTGATCCTCGGAATCGTGGGCGGCAGCGTGGGGGTGCTCGTTAATTTGCGTGCCATGGAATTCAGTGTGGAGGCTTTGGTGCACTCCGTGTTTCCCGGCATGGTGGTGGGCTTGGCCCTAGGTGGGATTGATGGTATCGTGCCCGGCGCCGCCGTGGTGGCGGCGGTTGCCGCGGCGGCACTCACGTTTGTCACCAGGCGGGCCGCCGCCGAGGCCGGTACTGCCGTGGTGCTCACCAGTTTTTATGGGGTTGGCGTGGTGTTGAGTCTGGCCATTGGGGACTATTCCGGCCAGTTGGATGCGCTCATGTTTGGCCGGCTCTTGGATGTGACGGATACCCGGCTCATTCAGACCGCGGTGTTGAGCACTGCCGCGCTCGTGATATTGCTGGTGACGTGGCGGAAACAGGTGGCGGTGGCGTTTGACCGGAATTTCATGGTGGCGCAGCACATCAATGTGACCCTGATCGATGCTGCCCTCAATGCCGCGATCGCCGCCGTCGTGGTGGTGGCCAGTTCCGCGGTGGGAGTGTTGCTGGTGATCGGATATTTGATTATCCCAGGGGCGGCGGCCCGGCTCTTGGCCCGAACCATTCCGATGATGGTGGGGATTGCGGTTGCTGCCGGCCTGACCGCGGCGGTCATTGGGGTGGTGGCGATGAATGTTGATGTGGGGCATCAGATTAGCCCCCAGGCGGCGGTGAGTTTGTCGCTGGTGGCGGTGTTTGTAATAGCGATAGCCCTCAACACTCTTCGAACTACCGCTCGTTCGGCTTTCCGCAAGGCGGGGGCGGGGGCAAAAGTGGCTAAACCCGCGTCGCAAAGCTTGCAGAGCGAACAAAGCCCGCAGCAGGCACGGACCAAGGAGTAG
- a CDS encoding metal ABC transporter permease gives MIGILTLPIAEVVAVGVLLGIVGALAIVGKRVFFSESLSHGTFPGAVLGVVIGQFMGASSSSLSLWLFVGAALFCIPLAWLMRYLASLEGISPTAAAGIVLTVGYALGVFLLRWFQPLPLKVEGFLTGSLLAVSHTDVLSAAAILVLAVIALVTCGRRLAFYYFDPIAFRVAVRNSRWWLALMEGITLGLLCASMVVAIPAVGSILSIAILVAPAAGVQVFARNFAGLILWSGVAGVGIGITGLLLAVWQSLSAGGMVAVVAGLFYLGCRSLGWILCMSWTTPRKPKITSSAFGISSNEPVSRRR, from the coding sequence ATGATAGGCATTCTCACCCTCCCCATTGCGGAAGTGGTCGCGGTCGGCGTGCTGCTGGGAATCGTGGGCGCGCTGGCGATCGTGGGCAAGCGGGTGTTTTTCTCCGAATCGCTCTCCCACGGCACGTTTCCGGGTGCGGTGCTGGGCGTGGTGATCGGCCAATTCATGGGGGCATCCAGCAGCAGCCTCAGCCTGTGGCTCTTTGTCGGCGCCGCACTGTTCTGCATCCCACTAGCGTGGTTGATGCGATACCTGGCCAGCCTGGAGGGGATTTCCCCCACCGCCGCCGCTGGGATCGTGCTGACGGTGGGCTATGCGCTGGGCGTGTTTCTGCTGCGCTGGTTCCAACCGCTGCCGCTCAAAGTGGAGGGGTTCCTCACCGGATCCCTCCTGGCCGTATCCCACACGGATGTGCTGTCAGCCGCAGCCATTTTAGTGCTCGCGGTAATAGCATTGGTGACCTGCGGCCGCCGCCTGGCATTTTATTATTTTGACCCCATAGCATTCCGGGTGGCGGTGCGGAATTCCCGCTGGTGGCTGGCCCTCATGGAGGGAATCACACTGGGCTTATTATGCGCAAGCATGGTGGTGGCGATTCCGGCGGTGGGCTCGATCCTGTCGATCGCCATTCTGGTGGCGCCGGCTGCGGGGGTGCAGGTGTTTGCGCGGAACTTCGCAGGGCTCATACTGTGGTCGGGCGTCGCTGGTGTGGGCATTGGGATCACCGGGCTGCTGCTGGCCGTGTGGCAGAGTTTATCGGCCGGCGGCATGGTCGCGGTGGTAGCAGGCCTGTTTTATTTAGGTTGCCGGTCATTAGGATGGATACTGTGCATGTCATGGACTACCCCGAGAAAACCCAAGATTACCTCAAGTGCATTTGGGATATCGTCGAACGAACCGGTGAGCCGGCGTCGTTAA
- a CDS encoding metal-dependent transcriptional regulator, with product MHVMDYPEKTQDYLKCIWDIVERTGEPASLSAIAGALAQKTPTASEAVKRLAAQGLVEHQRYAGVVLTSAGRQVALAMVRRHRLIEMFLVRVLDYSWDEVHDEADLLEHAVSDQFLRRVDEKLGHPTRDPHGDPIPDESGNVAELPKQSLNSIAPGEQVVVEQIHDGDSELLRYLAENSITPGAVLAVVRPPVAGLVQVQVQDEQSEDQEVVPISVSSAADIRVSHAED from the coding sequence GTGCATGTCATGGACTACCCCGAGAAAACCCAAGATTACCTCAAGTGCATTTGGGATATCGTCGAACGAACCGGTGAGCCGGCGTCGTTAAGCGCGATTGCGGGGGCGTTAGCCCAGAAAACCCCGACTGCGAGCGAGGCGGTGAAACGGCTGGCGGCGCAAGGCCTGGTGGAGCATCAACGGTATGCGGGGGTGGTGTTGACGTCGGCGGGCCGGCAGGTGGCGTTGGCGATGGTGCGCCGGCATCGGCTGATTGAAATGTTTCTGGTTCGGGTGTTGGACTACTCCTGGGACGAGGTGCATGACGAGGCGGATTTATTGGAGCATGCGGTGTCCGACCAGTTTTTACGCCGGGTGGACGAAAAGCTGGGGCATCCGACCCGGGACCCGCATGGGGATCCGATCCCGGACGAGTCGGGGAATGTTGCGGAGCTGCCGAAACAGTCGTTGAATTCTATCGCGCCGGGGGAGCAGGTGGTGGTGGAGCAGATCCATGACGGTGATTCGGAGCTGCTGCGTTATTTGGCGGAGAACAGTATCACGCCGGGGGCGGTGCTTGCGGTGGTGCGTCCGCCGGTGGCGGGGCTGGTGCAGGTTCAGGTTCAGGATGAGCAGAGTGAGGACCAGGAGGTGGTGCCGATTTCGGTGTCTTCGGCTGCGGATATTCGGGTGAGCCACGCCGAAGACTGA
- a CDS encoding DUF2613 domain-containing protein, whose product MAYDSDSLNRRTLGPAIASAVVGVTLGIVAVVGVSIFTTAHSLPESGAVGIDRPVLGDPEYGSRNN is encoded by the coding sequence ATGGCCTATGACTCTGACTCGTTAAACCGTAGAACGCTTGGTCCAGCCATTGCGAGCGCTGTGGTTGGTGTCACGCTGGGCATTGTTGCCGTGGTGGGGGTGTCCATTTTCACAACAGCGCATTCCCTGCCCGAATCTGGTGCGGTAGGCATAGACCGACCAGTTTTGGGCGACCCGGAGTATGGTTCCCGCAATAACTAA